In Melioribacteraceae bacterium 4301-Me, a genomic segment contains:
- a CDS encoding MlaE family ABC transporter permease, whose protein sequence is MKKLIENIGAYTISAFTKIGKIAILTYQSFISIYKAPKYIQQIVEQFIYIGRRSLVLVIVISIFVGLAIGVEVGFQMTEFTPHWTAGGLILRTILIDIGPLTLGLVLSGRVSAGVASELGTMKVTEQIDALRSFAIDPVEYLVTPRLIAAMFAVPTLLIFSNFISIYFGYYSCRMTINLTWNAFVKGLRFSYNFKDIIISLIKAFTFGVAIVVSGAFYGLNSQRGAKGVGKATTQAVVLASIMVFILSYLVSLIMFYI, encoded by the coding sequence ATGAAAAAACTTATAGAAAATATCGGCGCTTACACAATATCCGCTTTTACCAAAATTGGAAAGATAGCAATCTTAACATATCAGTCGTTTATATCTATTTATAAAGCGCCGAAATATATTCAGCAGATTGTAGAACAGTTTATTTATATTGGCAGAAGATCGTTAGTTTTAGTTATTGTCATTTCTATATTCGTTGGGTTGGCAATTGGGGTTGAAGTTGGATTTCAGATGACCGAATTTACGCCTCACTGGACTGCGGGTGGATTAATATTAAGGACAATATTAATTGACATTGGGCCTCTAACACTTGGTTTGGTATTATCGGGCAGAGTTTCAGCAGGTGTTGCATCGGAACTGGGTACTATGAAGGTCACGGAACAGATAGACGCTTTACGCAGCTTTGCGATTGATCCAGTAGAGTATTTAGTAACTCCACGTTTAATAGCGGCAATGTTTGCAGTGCCTACTTTATTAATATTTTCAAATTTTATTTCAATTTATTTCGGCTATTATTCATGTCGTATGACAATAAACCTTACTTGGAACGCTTTCGTAAAGGGTCTCCGTTTTTCATACAATTTTAAGGATATAATTATAAGTCTTATAAAAGCATTTACATTTGGAGTAGCCATAGTTGTCTCAGGCGCATTTTATGGACTAAATTCCCAACGCGGCGCTAAAGGCGTTGGGAAAGCCACAACTCAAGCTGTTGTTCTGGCCTCCATAATGGTTTTTATTTTAAGCTATTTAGTATCATTAATTATGTTTTATATATGA
- a CDS encoding cyclic nucleotide-binding/CBS domain-containing protein, which produces MKVKDILTENAFTVYPNTSLKEVIRIFHENNLTSLVVVNEHNEVVGMVTYSDLFRYLFPDYNEIANHGEYLFDPHSIELRNKPYLDKPIKDFMIKSPESIDSEKPAIEAAAIMKSYKIKQLPVTENGKLIGIITIKELLKIFVIEKLKNM; this is translated from the coding sequence ATGAAAGTCAAAGATATTCTCACCGAAAATGCTTTTACAGTATATCCAAATACTTCTCTAAAAGAGGTAATAAGAATATTTCACGAAAACAATTTAACGTCGCTAGTAGTTGTTAATGAGCACAATGAAGTAGTTGGTATGGTTACCTATTCCGATTTGTTCAGATATTTATTCCCCGATTATAATGAAATAGCCAACCACGGCGAATATCTATTTGATCCTCACTCCATTGAATTAAGAAACAAACCATATCTAGATAAACCGATTAAAGACTTCATGATAAAATCCCCCGAATCTATTGATTCTGAAAAGCCGGCAATTGAAGCCGCCGCAATAATGAAATCTTACAAAATTAAACAGCTGCCTGTAACAGAAAACGGAAAGTTAATAGGTATAATTACAATTAAAGAACTTCTAAAAATCTTCGTTATAGAAAAACTAAAAAACATGTAA
- a CDS encoding isoamylase early set domain-containing protein: MPLKKEYSKDKAICKVTFILPKEIAEQFEEVALVGDFNNWDPKANLFYCMSRGVHVVSIELEAGKEYQFRYLADGEVWLNEAEADKHVATPYGSENSVIVL; encoded by the coding sequence ATGCCTTTAAAAAAAGAATACTCGAAAGACAAAGCAATTTGCAAAGTAACTTTCATTTTACCAAAGGAAATTGCAGAACAATTTGAGGAAGTTGCTTTAGTTGGTGATTTTAATAATTGGGATCCTAAAGCGAATTTATTTTATTGTATGAGTAGAGGTGTTCACGTTGTTTCAATTGAACTTGAAGCGGGCAAAGAATATCAGTTCAGATACCTGGCAGATGGTGAAGTGTGGTTAAATGAAGCCGAAGCAGATAAACATGTCGCTACACCTTATGGTTCTGAAAACAGTGTGATAGTTTTATAG
- a CDS encoding MgtC/SapB family protein encodes MEIISQIPKDLANFLLVVIFSLLIGLEQRKLHIELEFESLFGTDRTITLIGIFGFILYILNPVNLTLFFAGGFVLAALLGIYYFNKIKVKNQWGLTSVVIALITYCLTPLIYLQPPWMVMLIFVTILIVVEIKESLFQFSKKFDRNEFTTLAKFIIIAGIVLPLLPHDPISKWINISAYQIWLSIVAVSSISYFSYLLKKFVFPNSGIILSAVLGGLYSSTATTIILAKKSKKENDFVSITSGIVAATGMMYIRILILAWIFNINVAMKLLPYFVVFVIISAIIIGLLEIKRKTINNEPLKVNNTQNPLEFKTALVFGLLFGFFAVLTNVVVTNYGNMGVNILSFIVGVTDIDPYILNLFQHTDSSLHINTIVNATIIASASNNLIKMIYALILGETKIKRNLILGFSVLIVASILSVVI; translated from the coding sequence ATGGAAATAATTTCACAAATACCAAAAGACTTAGCCAACTTTTTGTTGGTTGTAATTTTCTCACTCTTGATTGGTCTTGAGCAGAGAAAACTTCACATCGAACTTGAGTTTGAATCACTGTTTGGTACTGATCGCACAATTACTTTGATAGGTATTTTTGGATTTATTCTTTACATACTTAATCCCGTAAATCTAACTTTATTTTTTGCGGGTGGATTTGTACTTGCAGCATTGTTAGGCATTTATTATTTCAATAAGATTAAAGTTAAAAATCAATGGGGATTAACCTCTGTGGTTATTGCGCTGATAACATATTGTCTCACTCCTCTAATCTATTTACAGCCGCCCTGGATGGTAATGTTAATCTTTGTAACAATTTTAATTGTAGTTGAAATCAAAGAAAGTTTATTCCAGTTTTCTAAAAAATTTGACCGAAATGAATTTACCACGCTTGCAAAGTTTATAATTATTGCCGGAATAGTTTTACCATTACTGCCGCACGATCCAATATCAAAATGGATAAACATTTCTGCTTATCAAATCTGGTTATCAATCGTAGCTGTTTCAAGTATTTCTTATTTCAGCTATTTGTTAAAAAAGTTTGTTTTCCCAAATTCCGGAATAATTTTATCCGCAGTTTTGGGTGGATTGTATAGTAGCACTGCTACTACAATTATTCTGGCAAAAAAAAGTAAAAAAGAAAATGATTTTGTTTCCATAACATCCGGAATTGTTGCTGCAACCGGAATGATGTACATCAGAATATTAATACTTGCATGGATCTTTAATATTAATGTGGCGATGAAGTTATTACCTTATTTTGTTGTATTTGTAATTATAAGCGCAATTATAATTGGTTTGCTGGAAATAAAAAGAAAAACAATTAATAATGAGCCATTAAAAGTAAACAACACTCAAAATCCATTGGAGTTTAAAACTGCTTTAGTATTTGGATTACTTTTTGGATTCTTTGCCGTGTTAACGAATGTGGTTGTGACTAATTACGGAAATATGGGAGTTAATATTCTTTCTTTTATTGTTGGGGTAACAGATATTGATCCATACATATTAAATCTTTTTCAACACACTGATAGCAGCTTGCATATAAATACAATTGTTAATGCTACAATTATTGCATCTGCCAGTAACAATCTTATAAAAATGATTTATGCTTTGATTTTGGGTGAAACTAAAATTAAGAGAAACCTTATTCTCGGCTTCTCTGTTTTGATTGTTGCAAGTATTCTATCTGTTGTTATTTGA
- a CDS encoding radical SAM protein: MELGIINSTDLYRLPWTLPDNGISWLEPTARCNLNCYGCYRKNIKDSHKSMEQVKHELDVFQSLRKTDCISIAGGEPLLYPNIVELVAEIKSRGLKPIINSNGIALTKELLHELKEAGVFGFTFHIDSKQGRGRGPQWEGKNELELNELRLYYAEMLAAEGGIACSFNSTVYGDTLQYVPELVNWAQKHIDIVHTMVFILFRYITPDLPYDFYAGDKKIEFDEIHYHSNKEEITNLMSPQIVAEIRKKFPEFSPAAFLNGTHKADDFKWLLTERIGTKDKIFGYLNNKFIEMVMEFYHYRNDRYLSYASPKTLSLGRATLFNLWGINKSVRKALKKYLGYLAVNPFRIFKKVYMQSIMIIQPVDFMPNGDQSMCDGCPDITVWKDRNGKDQLVWSCRLEEPMQYGVFLKTVPKN; this comes from the coding sequence ATGGAATTAGGCATAATTAACTCTACGGATCTTTACCGACTTCCTTGGACATTACCAGATAATGGAATCTCATGGCTTGAACCCACTGCACGATGTAACTTGAATTGTTATGGATGCTATCGAAAAAATATTAAAGATTCCCATAAATCTATGGAACAGGTCAAACATGAGCTTGATGTGTTTCAGTCATTAAGAAAAACTGATTGCATCTCAATTGCTGGCGGTGAGCCGCTTTTATATCCGAATATTGTAGAGCTTGTAGCGGAAATAAAATCCCGCGGGCTAAAGCCTATTATTAATTCTAACGGAATAGCTCTTACTAAAGAATTATTGCACGAACTAAAAGAAGCAGGCGTGTTTGGTTTTACTTTCCATATCGATAGCAAACAAGGGCGCGGACGCGGTCCTCAGTGGGAAGGCAAAAATGAACTTGAGTTAAATGAACTGAGATTGTATTACGCAGAGATGCTTGCCGCCGAAGGAGGAATTGCGTGTTCATTTAATTCCACTGTTTACGGCGATACTTTACAATATGTACCAGAATTAGTTAACTGGGCACAAAAACATATTGATATTGTTCACACTATGGTTTTCATTTTGTTTAGATATATTACTCCTGATTTACCTTATGATTTTTATGCTGGAGATAAGAAAATTGAGTTCGATGAAATTCATTATCATTCAAACAAAGAGGAAATAACAAACTTAATGTCTCCACAAATTGTTGCAGAAATAAGAAAGAAGTTCCCCGAATTCTCTCCCGCAGCATTTTTAAATGGAACTCACAAAGCCGATGATTTTAAATGGCTTCTGACCGAACGAATAGGAACTAAGGACAAAATTTTTGGTTACCTCAATAATAAGTTCATAGAAATGGTAATGGAATTTTATCATTACAGAAACGACAGATATTTATCATACGCTTCTCCCAAAACATTAAGTTTAGGCAGAGCAACTTTGTTTAATCTTTGGGGGATAAATAAAAGCGTTCGCAAGGCATTAAAAAAATATCTTGGATATTTAGCGGTAAATCCTTTTAGAATATTCAAGAAAGTTTATATGCAATCGATCATGATTATTCAGCCTGTGGATTTTATGCCCAACGGAGACCAGAGTATGTGCGACGGCTGCCCGGATATAACGGTATGGAAAGACAGGAATGGGAAAGACCAACTGGTTTGGTCGTGTCGCCTTGAAGAGCCGATGCAGTACGGTGTATTTTTAAAAACTGTTCCTAAAAATTAA
- the cfa gene encoding cyclopropane fatty acyl phospholipid synthase, giving the protein MNNKYQSLVKELLSLANIEINGKNPWDIQVHDDRFYKRAVTEVELGLGESYMDNWWDVQKLDEMIFRIIRADLQNKVKRNLKVALQLAGFYLINMQARRRAFIIGERHYDLGNDLFQNMLDKRMNYSCAYWKNATNLDEAQENKLDLICKKIYLKSGMRVLDIGCGWGAFGKYAAEKYGAEVVGVTVSKEQVALGKELCKGLPVEFRLQDYREINEKFDRIVSVGMIEHVGYRNYREYFKIAERNLKDDGLFLLHTIGEIRSTKNTDAWTHKYIFPNGMLPSIAQLAKAVENLFIIEDLHNFGADYDKTLMAWYDNFKNSWDKIKDKYNQRFYRMWKYFLLSSAGAFRARNKMQLWQIVLSKKGVLGGYIPVR; this is encoded by the coding sequence ATGAATAATAAATACCAATCACTCGTTAAAGAATTGCTGTCACTTGCAAACATAGAAATAAATGGCAAAAATCCATGGGATATTCAGGTTCACGATGATCGCTTTTACAAACGTGCCGTTACCGAAGTTGAACTTGGTCTTGGTGAATCTTATATGGATAATTGGTGGGACGTTCAGAAACTTGACGAAATGATTTTTAGAATTATTCGAGCTGATTTGCAAAATAAAGTTAAACGTAATCTTAAAGTTGCACTTCAACTGGCGGGATTTTATTTAATAAATATGCAGGCAAGGCGCCGGGCTTTTATTATTGGTGAAAGACATTATGATTTAGGTAATGATCTTTTCCAGAATATGCTCGATAAAAGAATGAACTACAGTTGCGCATACTGGAAGAATGCAACTAACTTAGATGAAGCTCAGGAAAATAAACTCGATTTGATCTGCAAGAAGATTTATCTAAAATCAGGGATGCGCGTGCTTGATATCGGCTGTGGCTGGGGCGCTTTTGGAAAATATGCTGCTGAAAAATATGGAGCAGAGGTAGTTGGAGTTACGGTTTCAAAAGAGCAAGTAGCACTCGGTAAAGAATTATGTAAAGGTTTACCTGTTGAATTCAGATTGCAGGATTACAGAGAGATAAATGAAAAGTTTGATCGCATTGTTTCAGTTGGAATGATTGAACACGTCGGATATAGAAATTACAGAGAATATTTTAAGATAGCAGAACGAAATCTAAAAGACGACGGATTATTTTTACTTCACACAATTGGTGAAATTCGTTCTACAAAAAATACGGATGCCTGGACGCATAAATACATTTTTCCAAATGGAATGTTGCCATCAATTGCACAACTTGCAAAAGCCGTTGAAAATTTATTCATTATAGAAGACTTACATAACTTTGGCGCGGATTACGATAAAACATTAATGGCTTGGTATGATAACTTCAAAAACAGTTGGGATAAAATAAAAGATAAATACAATCAACGCTTTTACAGAATGTGGAAATATTTTTTACTTTCAAGTGCCGGCGCATTTAGAGCGAGAAATAAAATGCAACTCTGGCAAATAGTTCTTTCAAAGAAAGGTGTTTTAGGTGGATATATTCCTGTTCGATGA
- a CDS encoding universal stress protein — protein sequence MLKKIFLPLENSPYTAAALDYACFIAKRQNAEVTGGIFMDIEKVNTPLGTLETDGGIKWMDDIDEETVSNAKPTVDYLMHILKDKCERQNVKYSFETEIGIPSSQITNLSKYYDIIVTGIKSDYGLIKRNFKVSFLQKILETSASPVFAVPNYFRAIHNIIIAYDASLTAARALQRFVHIADFTDQNIIIVSSSKDSAWAKDNLKRAKEYLLSYGAQNVATDYTQMEIIKVLQSSYFDFADLIVLGSHSQNIVKDIFVGNLTKQLIMDAKKALFIGI from the coding sequence ATGTTAAAAAAAATATTTCTGCCATTAGAAAATTCTCCTTATACCGCTGCTGCTTTAGACTATGCATGCTTTATTGCTAAACGACAGAACGCGGAAGTAACCGGCGGTATTTTTATGGACATAGAAAAAGTAAATACGCCCCTTGGCACGCTTGAAACCGATGGCGGTATAAAATGGATGGATGATATTGACGAAGAAACGGTATCTAACGCAAAACCAACAGTAGATTATTTAATGCATATCTTAAAAGATAAATGTGAAAGACAAAACGTAAAATATTCTTTTGAAACTGAGATTGGAATACCGAGTTCGCAGATTACTAACCTTTCAAAATATTACGACATAATAGTTACCGGCATAAAATCCGATTACGGTTTGATAAAAAGAAATTTTAAAGTATCGTTCCTCCAGAAAATACTTGAAACGTCTGCTTCGCCCGTTTTTGCCGTGCCGAATTATTTTAGAGCCATTCACAATATAATTATTGCTTACGATGCAAGTCTTACTGCTGCGAGGGCGCTTCAGAGATTTGTACACATAGCAGACTTTACCGATCAGAATATTATTATTGTTTCATCTTCAAAAGATTCGGCTTGGGCAAAAGATAATCTTAAAAGAGCAAAGGAATATCTTCTTTCATACGGCGCTCAAAATGTTGCCACAGATTATACTCAAATGGAAATAATAAAAGTTTTACAATCGTCTTATTTCGATTTTGCCGATTTGATTGTTTTGGGCTCGCATTCTCAAAATATTGTTAAGGATATTTTTGTAGGTAATCTCACGAAGCAATTGATTATGGATGCTAAAAAAGCATTATTTATAGGAATTTAA
- a CDS encoding MlaD family protein, producing MTTKQNEFIIGITISLAVIMLIATTLWLGKSNFLSKGMQLNLIVENADGIQKGDEIYFRGVKIGNVLESSIVRNGVVLNLKIDEIDKIPIDSKFEICDFSLISGKAIQIEPGISNQYFLPGDTVKGSTAYGVNQAIASIKDLTPKINKVLSNLDALTGNEVKDKVELTLNNLNCTISHLNNEVNGNLKNILAIINDITSNNKGHIDSLFLSLNNNSVELSKFLNKSSDAVEQLNSLLTSMNEGKGSLGSLLKNDTLYHNLTHSISSIDSLVTDIKRNPKKYINVSVF from the coding sequence ATGACAACTAAACAGAACGAATTTATAATCGGTATTACTATTTCCCTTGCAGTTATTATGCTTATTGCTACTACACTTTGGCTTGGCAAATCCAACTTTCTTTCTAAAGGAATGCAGCTGAATTTAATAGTAGAAAATGCTGATGGAATTCAAAAAGGCGACGAGATTTATTTCAGAGGTGTAAAAATCGGCAACGTGCTTGAAAGTTCTATTGTTAGAAACGGGGTTGTGTTAAATCTAAAAATTGATGAGATAGATAAAATCCCAATTGACTCAAAATTTGAAATATGTGATTTCAGTTTAATCAGCGGCAAGGCAATTCAAATTGAACCCGGCATTTCGAATCAATACTTTCTACCCGGAGACACCGTAAAAGGAAGTACTGCTTACGGAGTTAACCAGGCAATCGCTTCAATAAAAGATTTGACTCCAAAGATAAACAAGGTTCTTTCCAATTTGGACGCTTTAACCGGCAACGAAGTAAAAGACAAAGTAGAGCTTACATTAAATAATTTGAACTGTACGATTTCTCATTTGAATAATGAAGTAAACGGAAACCTTAAAAATATTTTAGCTATCATAAACGATATTACTTCCAACAACAAAGGTCATATTGATTCTTTATTTTTATCGCTTAATAATAACTCCGTCGAGCTTTCTAAATTTTTGAATAAATCGTCTGATGCCGTTGAACAGCTTAATTCGCTGCTTACAAGTATGAATGAAGGCAAAGGAAGTCTTGGCAGCCTTTTAAAAAATGATACTTTATATCATAATCTTACCCATTCGATTTCTTCTATTGATTCGCTTGTAACTGATATTAAAAGAAATCCCAAAAAATATATTAACGTGAGTGTGTTTTGA
- a CDS encoding ABC transporter ATP-binding protein — MIEIYQLYKSFDKLAVLKGVDLTIYDGEILSIIGKSGVGKSVLIKSIINLIEPDSGKIIIDNIDVTGFSEKQFNKIIRPKFSYVFQNGALWDSLTVGGNIDLALQIERCLDEKERKLRIKESLHMVELADIENVYPDELSGGMLKRVSIARAIATRPKYLLYDEPTTGLDPVLANVINNLIKKLNDELGITSVIITHDILGAKNISDRIAMLYDGRIILTCRADEMKSQDNEIFNDFIKGKVIFDDN; from the coding sequence ATGATAGAGATTTATCAACTATATAAATCTTTCGACAAACTCGCAGTATTAAAAGGCGTCGATTTAACTATATACGATGGCGAAATATTATCCATCATAGGCAAAAGCGGCGTGGGTAAATCTGTGCTGATAAAGTCAATTATTAATTTAATTGAACCGGACTCCGGGAAAATTATTATAGACAATATTGATGTAACGGGTTTTTCAGAAAAACAATTCAATAAAATAATCCGTCCCAAATTTAGTTATGTTTTTCAGAATGGAGCGCTGTGGGATTCGCTTACTGTAGGCGGAAATATAGACCTTGCTTTACAAATTGAACGCTGTTTGGATGAGAAAGAAAGAAAACTCAGAATTAAAGAAAGTCTTCACATGGTTGAGCTTGCTGATATTGAGAATGTATATCCCGATGAATTAAGCGGTGGCATGCTTAAAAGAGTTTCTATTGCAAGAGCCATTGCCACTAGGCCCAAATATTTACTTTACGACGAACCTACTACTGGTCTTGATCCTGTACTTGCTAATGTTATCAACAATTTAATTAAAAAATTAAATGATGAATTGGGAATTACATCTGTTATAATTACACACGATATTCTGGGAGCAAAAAATATTTCCGACCGCATAGCTATGTTGTATGATGGTAGAATAATTTTAACTTGTCGCGCTGATGAGATGAAAAGTCAAGATAACGAGATATTTAACGATTTTATTAAAGGCAAGGTGATTTTCGATGACAACTAA
- a CDS encoding cyclic nucleotide-binding/CBS domain-containing protein, with translation MKVSEIMNTEVHTILPDTPMKIVNRTMQKYNLGYLFIVNEKKEIQGVITYTDLFRLVLPSYQKVMEEGLLWLSPEVIESQAQNLMDRPVKEFMEKDVLKIHPNEMVFKAGAEMIAHSVKQIPVVENNKLVGVISFHDILWELLMINR, from the coding sequence ATGAAAGTTTCAGAAATAATGAATACCGAGGTTCATACTATTCTGCCGGATACACCAATGAAAATAGTTAACCGAACAATGCAGAAGTATAATTTGGGATATCTTTTTATAGTAAATGAAAAAAAAGAAATTCAGGGTGTAATTACTTATACTGATTTATTCCGATTAGTTCTCCCCTCTTATCAAAAAGTAATGGAGGAAGGTTTACTTTGGCTTTCCCCTGAAGTAATTGAAAGTCAGGCACAGAATTTAATGGATAGACCGGTTAAAGAGTTTATGGAAAAAGATGTTTTGAAAATTCATCCTAACGAAATGGTTTTTAAAGCAGGTGCAGAAATGATTGCTCATAGTGTAAAACAAATTCCCGTTGTTGAAAACAATAAGTTAGTAGGTGTAATAAGTTTTCATGATATCCTCTGGGAATTGTTAATGATAAATAGATAA
- a CDS encoding acyl-CoA dehydrogenase family protein, with the protein MHPNIYSKLQLQIQSEMRAFVKEDVPTQLLLDLDADKIKFPKDFIEKAAKRNLLGLRFPKEYGGRDLSWKEEVVALEEIGVLGTTLPCLYSLVSIVGEAINKFGTVEQKEKYLVPTLAGKLTTAEGLTEPRGGSDFFGATTTAKRDGDYYIINGQKRFIVGAEGADYFLIYARTGTDERGKGLMSAFLVDRKMGVEVEHIYGLMGTRGGGTGRIILRNVKVPKENLIGEENKAEEIFNQMMIPERMTSAAGALGTARSALEIAARYSNKRKAFGKKIRAFEAVSFMIADSLTKLDAARALVHATAQSIDNQVDASLQRRLVSESKKFAADTAWEVINNAMQIMGGIGYTNVFPIERMLRDTRLIMIWTGTNEIMNLVIQHEYFKQLLTNDGEFVQKDIRNLEKDAVDADKTDEKVYE; encoded by the coding sequence ATGCATCCGAATATTTATTCTAAACTTCAGCTACAAATCCAATCTGAAATGCGTGCTTTTGTAAAAGAAGATGTGCCAACTCAGCTTTTATTAGACCTTGATGCTGATAAAATAAAATTTCCCAAAGATTTTATTGAAAAAGCTGCAAAGAGAAATTTATTAGGATTAAGATTTCCCAAAGAATACGGTGGTCGAGATTTAAGTTGGAAAGAAGAAGTTGTAGCTTTAGAAGAAATAGGTGTGCTCGGTACAACATTACCCTGTCTTTATTCGCTGGTTAGCATTGTTGGGGAGGCGATAAACAAATTTGGAACGGTTGAACAAAAGGAAAAATATCTTGTGCCAACACTTGCTGGTAAGTTAACCACTGCAGAAGGTTTAACTGAACCACGCGGCGGATCAGACTTTTTTGGAGCAACAACTACCGCAAAGCGTGATGGTGATTATTACATCATTAACGGTCAAAAAAGATTTATTGTAGGTGCTGAAGGTGCTGATTATTTTTTAATTTATGCCCGTACTGGCACAGATGAACGCGGAAAAGGACTGATGAGCGCCTTCCTTGTTGATAGAAAAATGGGTGTTGAAGTTGAACATATTTATGGATTAATGGGAACTAGAGGTGGAGGCACTGGACGTATAATTTTACGCAATGTAAAGGTACCTAAGGAAAATCTTATTGGTGAAGAAAATAAAGCAGAAGAAATATTCAATCAAATGATGATTCCCGAAAGGATGACAAGTGCAGCTGGTGCATTAGGTACTGCGCGTTCAGCTTTAGAAATTGCGGCACGTTATAGCAACAAACGAAAAGCTTTTGGTAAAAAAATCAGAGCTTTCGAAGCCGTTAGTTTTATGATTGCTGATAGTTTAACCAAGTTAGATGCTGCTAGAGCACTGGTTCACGCTACCGCTCAGTCTATTGATAACCAGGTTGATGCATCGCTACAAAGACGGCTTGTATCCGAATCTAAAAAATTTGCTGCCGATACTGCTTGGGAAGTAATTAATAATGCAATGCAGATTATGGGCGGTATCGGTTATACAAACGTCTTCCCTATCGAAAGAATGTTGAGGGATACAAGACTTATTATGATATGGACTGGAACAAATGAGATTATGAACCTTGTGATTCAACATGAGTACTTTAAGCAGTTGCTTACAAATGATGGTGAGTTTGTCCAAAAGGATATTCGTAATCTGGAAAAAGATGCAGTTGATGCTGATAAAACTGATGAGAAAGTTTATGAATGA